The Kribbella sp. NBC_00662 nucleotide sequence GTACGTGTAGGTGTCGTAGTCCCACACGACCTCTTCGGGGCTGAGGTTCTTGTGGTAGTCGTAGAAGCAGTCGATGAACTGCTTGCCGTGGATGTTGCGCTGGTTCTCCGGACGCGCGTCCCACAACGCGATGTGCGCGTCGCAGATGTAGTACTGCTCACCGTTCTTCTCGTACATGCGGCCTCACTTCGTGGTGAGGTCGAAGCCGATGTACTCGGCGGCGTCCTCCGGGCTGGCGAACAGGATGGTCTTGTCGTCCAGATGCACCATCCGGCCGTAGTGGGTCGACGAGATCTCCTCGAACACCGACCCGTCGAAGTCCATCCCGAGCGCGTCGGACAGCTCCGCGTAGTCGAAGTCGAGCAGACCGGTCCCGTCGACGCGGATCATCGACGGGTACTCCGTCAGCTCGACCCCGTCCTTCGCGCCCATCACCTGCGCGACGACGCGGCCGATCGGGGTGTTCATCAACGTCACGCCGGTCTTGTTGGAGAACTCGGCTTCAGATCCGAACTGCATGCTCACTGGTCCAGCTCCTTCGGAGTGTCGAGCCCGAGGTCCTCGAGCAGGGAACGGAACTTCTGCTTGGCCGCGTCCAGGCTGTCCGCGAACGTGACCGACTTCTCGGCCGGCTGCGACCAGATCGGCTGCAGCGCGTGCGCGGCGTCGAGGCAGCGCGGCACCCAGGTCGCGAGCCACTCGCCGAACAGCACCTTGTTGCTCTCGCCGTACTCCGCGTCCCGGGTCAGCAGCCGGAACAGGTTGCGGCTGTAGGACAGGTCGCGGTCGTAGTCGTGCTCGCCGGTGCCGACGATGGTCGGTGTGATGTAGTCGCCGTTGCGGGCCGCGATCTGCATCACCAGCTCGGTCCGGAACAGCGACCCGACCAGCTGCTCGAAGACGATGTTGGTGGCGAACAACAGCTCGCACCAGTCCCCCACGGCCGTCAGCCGCTCGACCACCTCACGGGTCGGCTGCCACTCCGGCGCGCTCTGCCAGACCTCCTTGTGCGCCGACCCGTCGAACGGTACGTCGGCCTCGGACAGGTCCAGGTTGAACAGTGCCAGGTCTTGGGCGAACCGCATCTTGTGCGCGGCGTTCACGGCGACCGCGGTGTTGATCATGTTCGTCGGGCCGGACCGCTGGATGCTGGTGAAGACGTGCAGCGCGAGCCCGTTCTCGGCGTGCATCCAGGCGCCGAGGTTGCGCTCGACGAACTTCAGCCAGGCCGGGTTCCAGGCGTCGTACGCCCTGGCCCGCTTGGCGTTCTGCAGGCCGAGGTCGACCTGGCGGACGACCGCGGAGTTGTTCCGGTAGATCGTCTGGTTCCACTCCTCGTTCGGGTCGAGGAAGGCGTGCCAGTTCGACGACTTCGCCGCGGTCCACTCCTTCGGGTAGCCGCCGGGGCCGTTGCCGAAGCCGTAGATCCAGCCCTGGCTCAGGTGCCGGTCGGGGTCCGGCTGTACGTCGACCGTGACGTCCTCGTACATCGTCGCCCGCAGCTTGGCCGGCTTGTAGTAGTTGTACGACCGGCTCTGCGAGCTCGGGAACTCCAGCGCGCCGGCCTCGGAGTCGGTGAACTCTATGCTCGGGAAACTGCGCTGTTTCGCCTCTGTGGTCTGGGTCATCTCAGGCTCCATCGGTAGCTGGGCTGGTGAACTTGTCGTAGAAGACCTGGTCCTTCGGCACGTTGCTTGCCTCCAGCAACGCCAGGGCGGCGTCGACCATCGGCGGCGGGCCGCACAGGTAGATCTCGCTGCGGTGCAGCTCCGCCTCGCGCCGCTCGACGATGTCGGTGACGTTGCCCTCCTCCACCTGGAGTCCGTCCGAGTCCTGAGCCGATTCGGACAGACAAGCGATGAACTCGAAGCCGGTGAGGTCCGCACCGAGCTCCGCGATCGCATCCAGGTAGAAGAGGTCGGCCGCCGTCCGGGCGCCGTAGTAGAACCGGACCGGACGGGTGCTGCCGGTCTCCTTCAGGTGCCGCAGGATCGACAGGATCGGCGCCATCCCGGCGCCGCCCGCGACGCAGACGACCGGCAGCACGTGGCCGTCCTTCAACGTCGACGAGCCGTACGGCCCGGTCAGCGACAGCTGGTCGCCGACCGCGAGCTCGCCGTCGAGCAGGGCGGAGAACCGGCCGCCCGGGTACTTCTTGATCAGGAACTCGATCTCGCCCGACGGGGTCGTCGCCATCGAGAACGAGCGGTGTTCGTCGGTGCCGGGGATGGTCAGGTCGACGTACTGTCCCGGCTTGAAGTCGAACTCCTCGGCGGGTTCCAGCCGCAGCGACACGATGTCGCGGGTGACCGGTTGGATCGCCGCGACCCGCGTGCCGACGGTCCGGATGGGGATACCGCCGAGCAGTTCGTCCTCGTCGTAGTTGAGCAGCTCGATCGTGCAGTCGCTGTACGCGTGCGCCTTGCAGAGCAGCACGTAGCCCTCGGCCACCTCCGCGTCGTTGCAGGCGAACGTCGAGTAGCGCTCCATCTGGATGTCACCCTCGAGCAGGTACGACTTGCACGCCGAGCACTGCCCTTCCCGGCAGCCGTGCATCAGATGGATCCCCTGCCGGAACGCGGCGTCGAGGATCTTCTCCTCCTCGCCGACCTCCATCTCGATGCCGACCGGTTCGAACTGGATACGGTGCTTGTCGGCCACCGGGTCCTCCTCAGGATGCCGTGTTCTGAGAGGCGGTGCCGTTGGCCTTGTACGCCGCGACGTGGGCCTCGCGCTCGGCGTCGGACATCTCGTTGAGCAGCACGTTCGGGCTCATGAACGTGTTGCCGCGGACGTCGTCGAGGGTCCACATCTTCTTCGGGTCGTCGAGGTCCAGGTGCGGCTGGCCGATCAGCGTCTTGCCGTCGTCACGCACGTACCCGAGGTCCTGGACGATGTCGGCCAGGTCCTTGTTGTGGTGCAGGGTCTCCCACTCGCGGAACCCGGTCAGTCGGCCCATGTTCGGGGTCGGCCGGCCGTCGTACTCGCCGCGGAACGCGACCGCATCGGTCCAGTAGCAGGTCTCCGAGCAGTACGTGCGCCACTGGTCGTCGACCTTCTCGGTGACCATGTCCTCGCGGATCAGGCACGGCACCATGCAGGTCCAGCAGCGGTGCGGGTACTGGTAGCCGACGTCCTCGAACGCGATCGGCTTGTTCTTGCCGGGGTACGCGAGCCGGTTGTAGTTCTCCCACCACTTGCCGTACTTCGAGTACCAGCCTGGGTACTTCTCCTCGAACCACTCGAAGTCCTTGTCGGTCATCGCGTCGATCCGCCAGTAGTTCACCGGCCAGCCGGTGGCGAAGAACCGCGCGACCTCGTGCACGTAGCCCTTGGTGGTGATCCGGTTCCACGCTTCCTCGACCAGGTCGTGCGGAATCGTGAGGCCGTACTTCTCCAGCGGCAGCAGGTAGCTGCGGTAGTAGTCGTCGTAGATCCACCGCCGCCACATCTCCGCATAGCTCTCCCGGTCCTTGCGCCGGTCCTTCGTGCCGTACTCGATGAACGTGCCGATCGCGGCGTCCACGACACAGTGGTTGTTCCACCACGCGTACCGCAGGTCGCGCTCCAGCAGCGGCCGGTTGCGCTCGTCGGCCAGCGCCATCAGCAGGATCGAGTACCCGTTGCTGATGTGCCGCGACTCGTCGGACTGGACCGAGTGGAACACCGTCGGCAACAGGTAGTCGCCGTTGGCCGCGGCCTCGTCCGGCATCGCCACGAACAGCGTGTTGGTGAAAGCGGTCTCGGCGACCACGGTGAGGTAGATGTTCGCCGCGGTGATCGCGTCACCGGTGATGAACCCCTCGCCGAACTGCCGGCCGATGGTGCCCGCGTAGTTGTTCGCGAACGCCTTCTCGGTCATGTCGAACCCGGCCGGGTCGATGTAGTTGTTCATGTACAGGCGCTTGAGGTTCATCTGGATCGTCGAGTGCCTGACCTCGTCGATCATCTGTACCGCGAGCCCGTTGTGGATCTCCGGGTTCGGTACGGCGTCGATCGCCATCGGCATCGCCCGCGCCGCGGAGATCTCCGGGAACGGGATGATGCTGAGGAACAGCTTCTGCCACTCCAGCCAGCGCTGCTGGACCTGGCGGAACATGTTGCCGCGGATGGCGCCGTCCATGGCGCCGTACACGCGGTTGTCCTTCTCCTCCTCCATCGGGAAGTAGGACCGCATGATCTGCTTCAGCGGATCCTTCTTCGGCGCCTTCTCGAAGGTGTAGTCGGTGCCGAACCGGGTCGCCGGGGTCGCGAACATCGGTTCCCAGGACAGCTCGGTGATCTTGGCGTGGGCCTTGGTGAGACTCTGCCTGCTCAATGTGGGCCTCCATCATCGGGGTTGATACGAGATGAAAGCCGCCTGCTGGACGTCCCTGTGTCTCAATGTGAGATGGCGGTCACAGCCGGGGGAGCTACCGTTGGTCGCAGTTCCGCTGGTGACGGACGTGAAGGAGACCGCTATGGGCGCTGCACAGCCGGTCCGGGATCCGATCCGAGTGTCGTGGGAGCGCTCACAGGCGTCGCAGGTCGACGTGGACCGTCCCGCCCCGAAGTACTTCGACCGGATCGACCGCGAGACCACCCTGATGCGGGCCGCGCGCCCGGTCATCGACGCGCTGTCGTCCGAGCTCCACAACGAGCCGGTCTGCATCATCCTGACCGATGCCAAAGGCGTCGTCCTCGACCGTCGCGGCGGCGACCCGTCCCTGCTGCGGCGACTGGACTCCGTCGACCTCGCACCCGGATTCCAGTACGCCGAGCACGCGGTCGGCACGAACGGGATCGGCACGGCACTCGAGGTCGGCGGGCCGATCCAGATCGACGGAGCCGAGCACTACAACGGGAAGCTACGGATGTTCTCCTGCGCCGGCGCGACGATCACGCATCCGGTCACGGGCGGGCTGCTCGGCGTACTCGACATCACGACCCAGGCCAAGAACTCGAACACGATCCTGCTGTCGTTCGCCAAGCTCGCCGCGCGCCGGATCCACGAACGCGTCGTCGAGGAAGCGAACGCGCTGGACCACGCGTTGCTCAGCGACTACTACGCGGCCTGCCGGCACAGCGGCGGTCCGGTGCTCGCGCTCGGCGACGAGGTGTTCATGATGAACGCCTACGCGCAGGCACGGTTCGACGCCATCGACCAGGCGGCCTTGATCGATCGCACCCGGGACGCGCGCGGCGGGACCAAGCCGCTCGTCTTCATCACCGATCTACCCAGCGGGACGACCGCACGGTTGGCCTACCGCCCGACGTTCCTCGGTGACACGCTGGCCGGTGGAGTCATCCAGATCAAGGAGCAGCGGGCCCCGGCGCGCAGCCCTCAGATCGCCCGGGCGCCCTTGATCCCCGGCACGACCGGGACGAGTGCAGTCTGGCAACACGTCACGCAGGAGTTGCTGGAGGCATGCAGCCGATCCGAGTGGCTGATCGCCGACGGCGAACCGGGGACGGGCAAGCTGACCATGCTGCGTGCCGTACGCCGGCACGTCGCGCCCGAGCGTCGGCTCGTCGTACTCGACCCCGAGGCGATGGGTGAGGACCTGTTGACCGAGGCGCACGCCGAGCTGGACTCCGGCGCCGACCTGATCATCCGGCGGGCGCACCTGCTGACCGGCGAGGTGCTCGACGGCCTCACCGAACTGCTGCAGAACGTCCGCGACGGCGCGATCGCCGGGGACGCGTGGGTCGCGCTCACGCTGCCCGCCGACCGGTCCGAGATCGCCGACGAGCTGCTGGCGTTCTTCCCGCGGACCATCGAGGTTCCGCCGCTGCGGCATCACGTCGAGGACGTTCCGGCGCTGGTCCGGTCGCTGCTGGCCAAGGCCGGCATCAGCGGTCTCACCTTCTCCACGGCCACGATGAACCAACTGATGCGGTTGCCGTGGGCAGGCAACATCACGCATCTGCGCGCGGTCCTGGCCGCGGTCGCCAGACGACGCCGGTCCGGAGTGGTCGAGCTCGCCGACCTGCCGCCCGAGTGCAGGGCGACCACACGCCGGCAGCTGACCCCGATCGAGGCCCTCGAACGGGACGCGATCGTCGACGCGCTGTCGACGTACGACGGTGACAAGAAGGCCGCCGCGGCCGCGTTGGGAATGTCACGCGCGACGATCTACCGGAAGATCCGCGAGTACGGAATCGTCACCTGAGCGGGCGGGCCGCTCACAAACGAACAAACTCAAGCACTCCGTGATCACCCGGCTACGATCAGCGCCGGTTTATTGCAGATCGTTACCAAGGGGGTACCACCCGGGCCTGCGACCGCACCCCCGGCTCCAGTAGGTTCTGGCCATGAGCGATTCCGGCACTCTGGCGAAAACCGGACTGGTGGCACTGTCCGGTGTCAACAAACACTTCGGTGAACTGCACGTCCTGAAGGACATCAACCTGTCCATCGCCAAGGGCGAGGTCGTCGTGGTGATCGGCCCTTCCGGCTCCGGGAAGTCCACGCTCTGCCGCGCGATCAACCGGCTCGAACCGATCGACGCAGGCAGCATCGAACTGGACGGCCAGCCGCTGCCCAGCGAGGGCAAGGCCCTGGCCAGGCTGCGTGCCGACGTCGGCATGGTGTTCCAGTCGTTCAACCTGTTCGCACACATGACGATCCTGCAGAACGTCACGCTCGGTCCGACCAAGGTCCGCGGCAAGTCCAAGAGCGAGGCGGAGGAGGATGCCCGCGTCCTGCTGGAGCGGGTCGGCGTCTCCGCCCAGGCCGACAAGTACCCGGCCCAACTGTCCGGCGGTCAGCAGCAGCGCGTCGCGATCGCCCGTGCGCTGGCCATGGATCCCAAGGTGATGTTGTTCGACGAGCCCACGTCGGCGCTCGACCCGGAGATGATCAAAGAGGTCCTGGACGTCATGGTCGACCTCGCCCGTCAGAGCATGACGATGGTCGTCGTCACCCACGAGATGGGCTTCGCGCGGCGCGCCGCGAACCGCGTCGTGTTCATGGCCGACGGGCAGATCGTCGAAGAGGCCGAGCCGGAGAAGTTCTTCACCGATCCGCAGACGAAGCGGGCGCAGGACTTCCTCTCGAAGATCCTCACGCACTGATCCGCGCACGGATCGTCCCCAGCGTAGTACCGAACCAACGGAGGAAAAGACAATGCGACAGCGACTGATCGCTGCCCTCGGCATCGTAGGCCTGGCCGCGACCGGACTGACCGCCTGCGGCGACGACTCAGGCTCAGGCTCCGCGTCCGGCGGCAGTGGCGAGAAGGTGACCATCGGCATCAAGTACGACCAGCCGGGTATCGGGCTCAAGGAGGGCGCGAACTACACCGGTATGGATGTCGACGTGGCCAAGTACGTCGCCAAGGAACTCGGCTACGGCGACATCACCTTCAAGGAAGCCCCGTCCGCCCAGCGCGAGACGCTGCTGGCCAACGGACAGGTCAAGATGATCTTCGCGAGCTACTCGATCACCGATGCCCGCAAGGAGAAGGTGTCCTTCGCCGGTCCGTACCTGACCGCCGGTCAGGACCTGCTGGTCAAGGCCGACAACACCGACATCACCGGACCGGACTCGCTGAACGGCAAGAAGCTGTGTTCGGTGACCGGCTCCACGTCGGCGCAGAAGGTCAAGGACAAGTTC carries:
- a CDS encoding amino acid ABC transporter ATP-binding protein, with amino-acid sequence MSDSGTLAKTGLVALSGVNKHFGELHVLKDINLSIAKGEVVVVIGPSGSGKSTLCRAINRLEPIDAGSIELDGQPLPSEGKALARLRADVGMVFQSFNLFAHMTILQNVTLGPTKVRGKSKSEAEEDARVLLERVGVSAQADKYPAQLSGGQQQRVAIARALAMDPKVMLFDEPTSALDPEMIKEVLDVMVDLARQSMTMVVVTHEMGFARRAANRVVFMADGQIVEEAEPEKFFTDPQTKRAQDFLSKILTH
- a CDS encoding sigma-54-dependent Fis family transcriptional regulator, with product MGAAQPVRDPIRVSWERSQASQVDVDRPAPKYFDRIDRETTLMRAARPVIDALSSELHNEPVCIILTDAKGVVLDRRGGDPSLLRRLDSVDLAPGFQYAEHAVGTNGIGTALEVGGPIQIDGAEHYNGKLRMFSCAGATITHPVTGGLLGVLDITTQAKNSNTILLSFAKLAARRIHERVVEEANALDHALLSDYYAACRHSGGPVLALGDEVFMMNAYAQARFDAIDQAALIDRTRDARGGTKPLVFITDLPSGTTARLAYRPTFLGDTLAGGVIQIKEQRAPARSPQIARAPLIPGTTGTSAVWQHVTQELLEACSRSEWLIADGEPGTGKLTMLRAVRRHVAPERRLVVLDPEAMGEDLLTEAHAELDSGADLIIRRAHLLTGEVLDGLTELLQNVRDGAIAGDAWVALTLPADRSEIADELLAFFPRTIEVPPLRHHVEDVPALVRSLLAKAGISGLTFSTATMNQLMRLPWAGNITHLRAVLAAVARRRRSGVVELADLPPECRATTRRQLTPIEALERDAIVDALSTYDGDKKAAAAALGMSRATIYRKIREYGIVT
- the mimD gene encoding propane 2-monooxygenase effector subunit MimD, with amino-acid sequence MQFGSEAEFSNKTGVTLMNTPIGRVVAQVMGAKDGVELTEYPSMIRVDGTGLLDFDYAELSDALGMDFDGSVFEEISSTHYGRMVHLDDKTILFASPEDAAEYIGFDLTTK
- a CDS encoding aromatic/alkene monooxygenase hydroxylase subunit beta, which produces MTQTTEAKQRSFPSIEFTDSEAGALEFPSSQSRSYNYYKPAKLRATMYEDVTVDVQPDPDRHLSQGWIYGFGNGPGGYPKEWTAAKSSNWHAFLDPNEEWNQTIYRNNSAVVRQVDLGLQNAKRARAYDAWNPAWLKFVERNLGAWMHAENGLALHVFTSIQRSGPTNMINTAVAVNAAHKMRFAQDLALFNLDLSEADVPFDGSAHKEVWQSAPEWQPTREVVERLTAVGDWCELLFATNIVFEQLVGSLFRTELVMQIAARNGDYITPTIVGTGEHDYDRDLSYSRNLFRLLTRDAEYGESNKVLFGEWLATWVPRCLDAAHALQPIWSQPAEKSVTFADSLDAAKQKFRSLLEDLGLDTPKELDQ
- a CDS encoding FAD-binding oxidoreductase, encoding MADKHRIQFEPVGIEMEVGEEEKILDAAFRQGIHLMHGCREGQCSACKSYLLEGDIQMERYSTFACNDAEVAEGYVLLCKAHAYSDCTIELLNYDEDELLGGIPIRTVGTRVAAIQPVTRDIVSLRLEPAEEFDFKPGQYVDLTIPGTDEHRSFSMATTPSGEIEFLIKKYPGGRFSALLDGELAVGDQLSLTGPYGSSTLKDGHVLPVVCVAGGAGMAPILSILRHLKETGSTRPVRFYYGARTAADLFYLDAIAELGADLTGFEFIACLSESAQDSDGLQVEEGNVTDIVERREAELHRSEIYLCGPPPMVDAALALLEASNVPKDQVFYDKFTSPATDGA
- a CDS encoding glutamate ABC transporter substrate-binding protein, producing the protein MRQRLIAALGIVGLAATGLTACGDDSGSGSASGGSGEKVTIGIKYDQPGIGLKEGANYTGMDVDVAKYVAKELGYGDITFKEAPSAQRETLLANGQVKMIFASYSITDARKEKVSFAGPYLTAGQDLLVKADNTDITGPDSLNGKKLCSVTGSTSAQKVKDKFADTVQLQNYDTYSKCVEALGTGSIDALTTDNTILAGYASQEANKGKFKVVGKTFSTERYGVGLKKGDTETCTKVNDALKKMVDSGEWQKAFDKNLGASGLKLDPATNPPKTFDACA